The following proteins come from a genomic window of Enterobacter chengduensis:
- a CDS encoding PfkB family carbohydrate kinase yields MTSFAQRLDALHATRPVTVLGAAVIDVIADAYALPWRGCDIELKQQGVNIGGCALNIAIALKRLGISAQNALPVGHGVWADIIRNAMAKQDLHSAIEAETGDNGWCLALVEPDGERTFMSFSGVENQWQQGWLDVLNIPQNSLVYLSGYQLASPCGELLTDWLEGLQDVTAFIDFGPRIADIPDALMARIMACRPIVSLNRQEAEIAAGRPGVGVENLGTEWQQRFGAALIVRHDKDGAVWYDGGCSGVVPAFPATVVDTIGAGDSHAGGTLAGLAAGWPLADAVLLGNAVASWVVSHRGGDCAPTREELLLAHKDV; encoded by the coding sequence ATGACGTCATTTGCCCAACGTCTTGATGCTCTGCACGCCACGCGCCCGGTGACGGTGCTGGGCGCAGCGGTGATTGACGTCATCGCCGACGCCTACGCCCTGCCCTGGCGCGGGTGCGATATCGAGCTCAAACAGCAGGGTGTGAATATTGGCGGCTGCGCGCTGAATATCGCTATCGCCCTGAAGCGGCTCGGCATTTCGGCGCAAAACGCCCTGCCCGTCGGCCACGGCGTGTGGGCGGATATCATCCGCAACGCCATGGCGAAGCAGGATCTGCACAGCGCCATCGAGGCCGAAACCGGCGACAACGGCTGGTGCCTGGCGCTGGTGGAGCCAGACGGCGAGCGCACCTTTATGTCCTTTAGCGGCGTGGAGAACCAGTGGCAGCAGGGCTGGCTTGATGTGCTAAACATCCCGCAAAACAGCCTGGTCTATTTGTCCGGCTATCAGCTGGCCTCGCCGTGCGGCGAGCTGCTAACGGACTGGCTGGAGGGGTTGCAGGACGTGACGGCCTTTATCGATTTTGGCCCCCGCATCGCGGACATCCCCGACGCGCTGATGGCGCGGATTATGGCCTGCAGGCCAATCGTCTCCCTTAACCGTCAGGAAGCGGAAATCGCAGCCGGGCGGCCAGGCGTCGGAGTTGAAAACCTGGGGACGGAGTGGCAGCAGCGCTTCGGGGCCGCGCTGATTGTGCGCCACGATAAAGACGGCGCGGTCTGGTATGACGGCGGTTGTTCAGGCGTGGTTCCGGCGTTTCCGGCAACGGTCGTGGACACCATCGGCGCGGGCGACAGCCACGCGGGCGGTACGCTTGCCGGGCTGGCGGCGGGATGGCCGCTGGCAGACGCCGTTCTGCTGGGAAATGCCGTGGCGTCCTGGGTTGTCAGCCACCGCGGCGGGGATTGCGCCCCCACCCGTGAGGAATTACTCCTCGCACACAAAGACGTATAG